The following are from one region of the Dreissena polymorpha isolate Duluth1 chromosome 2, UMN_Dpol_1.0, whole genome shotgun sequence genome:
- the LOC127868812 gene encoding protection of telomeres protein 1-like isoform X1: MGDKNKSKKVTYSYTTLNELRPNTKADVFGVVKFIKPPYKSRGSDYCTMISITDSSMTGMDDKLKCLLFAKEESMLPSPDVGDIVRFHRLSVSMFRDSLQGQSSPGFAWLVFSGRQKQPVEPKTSSSPTYSFTDSDKDKIRELRSWASKNDEFKENLCSFNDVATGCYFDIYCQVVSTSVIEAGVGRLLRVWDATQCLYNVREVSADSQLEDTQTDEQVHKRARGFIYDVSVFDDHFKSSSHIKPGDYVKFINLHASEWKDNNRSHRPAIEFCLHRGNSFGRCVRVVSADLPDLISLKQRQEIVALDNESFSVTGINSQTAVGNSSGNSQAVAGNRSGSNDRDDVETDVDNHVQYFSHATAQGDKNSVSEKRDNVESNWGKNNMVEDVIVISFQSQEASSLELGDKIDGTKATKPVTDKIRYVESQASSSKAGDTRGADKVRAGDTRGADKVRAGDTRGADKVRAGDTRGADKVRQAGDTRGADKVRQVGKGIATENQRYIFKRAAVSNARAEMTVNSNEKKADQRRCMVQTSTVVLDHPHVNCSQISAVLSHAVPYKFRVRAKMLDFHPKPDSAKTFLQLYCHVCHYLCPYPEKDTIQNGSTVPRLQIGSTFQNVPHFNCPQCFEGKDSLPALDSPPHLKYIFMLRFILSDETGMLMANIWKEDAVQLFQDMQPEDLLRKESNIEIVRDYLNRICPPNTALCDKPWIEGCLRSFHNACGTVYQMFDTFIV, translated from the exons ATGGGTGATAAAAACAAATCGAAAAAG GTCACATACAGTTACACCACATTGAATGAACTTCGTCCCAATACAAAGGCGGATGTTTTTGGGGTGGTGAAGTTTATCAAGCCTCCATACAAAAGCAGGGGCAGTG ACTACTGCACAATGATCAGCATCACAGACTCCAGCATGACAGGGATGGATGACAAGCTGAAGTGCCTGCTGTTTGCAAAGGAGGAGAGCATGTTGCCCAGTCCAGACGTCGGCGACATTGTCCGCTTTCACAGACTCTCT GTGAGCATGTTCCGGGACAGCCTTCAAGGTCAGAGCAGCCCGGGCTTTGCGTGGCTCGTGTTTTCTGGGCGTCAAAAGCAACCAGTTGAGCCCAAAACCTCTTCCTCACCCACATACTCCTTTACTGACAGTGACAAGGACAAG ATACGCGAGCTGCGTTCATGGGCAAGCAAGAATGATGAGTTCAAAGAAAACCTGTGCAGCTTCAATGATGTGGCAACGGGatgttattttgatatttacTGCCAG GTTGTTAGTACATCAGTGATTGAAGCAGGTGTGGGACGCTTGTTACGAGTCTGGGATGCCACACAGTGCCTATA TAACGTTCGTGAGGTATCTGCCGACTCTCAACTTGaagacacacagacggacgaaCAGGTTCACAAGAGAGCCAGGGGCTTCATTTATGATGTTTCAGTGTTTGATGACCATTTCAAATCTTCCTCACATATCAAG CCTGGTGACTATGTTAAGTTTATTAATCTCCACGCCTCGGAATGGAAGGACAACAATCGTTCACACCGGCCTGCAATTGAGTTCTGTCTTCACCGTGGCAACTCTTTTGGTCGGTGTGTTAGAGTGGTCTCCGCTGATTTGCCCGATCTCATCTCGCTGAAACAGCGCCAGGAAATTGTGGCGCTCGATAACGAAAGCTTCAGTGTCACAGGAATCAATTCACAGACTGCTGTGGGGAATAGTAGTGGCAATTCACAAGCTGTTGCGGGTAATAGAAGTGGTAGTAATGACAGGGATGATGTGGAAACTGATGTTGACAATCATGTGCAATATTTTAGTCATGCCACAGCACAAGGAGATAAAAATAGTGTCAGTGAGAAGAGAGACAATGTTGAGTCTAATTGGGGAAAAAATAACATGGTTGAGGATGTGATTGTGATATCATTTCAATCACAAGAGGCAAGTTCACTGGAACTCGGGGACAAGATTGATGGTACTAAAGCTACTAAACCGGTTACTGACAAAATAAGGTATGTTGAGTCTCAAGCGTCATCATCAAAAGCTGGTGACACAAGAGGTGCTGACAAGGTTAGAGCTGGTGACACAAGAGGTGCTGACAAGGTTAGAGCTGGTGACACAAGAG GTGCTGACAAGGTTAGAGCTGGTGACACAAGAGGTGCTGACAAGGTTAGGCAAGCTGGTGACACAAGAGGTGCTGACAAGGTTAGGCAGGTTGGCAAAGGCATTGCAACCGAAAATCAAAGATATATTTTCAAGAGAGCTGCTGTAAGTAATGCTAGAGCTGAAATGACGGTGAATAGTAATGAGAAAAAAGCCGATCAGAGACGATGCATGGTCCAAACCAGTACag TTGTGTTGGATCACCCCCACGTTAATTGCTCTCAGATCTCGGCAGTTCTCAGCCATGCAGTGCCATACAAGTTCCGTGTTCGAGCCAAGATGCTGGACTTCCACCCCAAACCGGACTCGGCTAAGACATTTCTGCAACTGTACTGTCATGTCTGCCATTACCT GTGTCCATATCCAGAAAAAGACACTATTCAGAATGGAAG CACTGTACCCCGCCTTCAGATCGGCAGCACATTTCAAAATGTTCCACACTTCAACTGCCCCCAGTGCTTTGAGGGCAAGGACAGCCTGCCAG CTCTAGATTCACCACCGCATTTAAAGTACATCTTCATGCTGCGATTCATTCTGTCCGATGAGACCGGAATGTTGATGGCAAACATATGGAAAGAGGATGCAGTtcaactcttccaagatatgcaACCAGAAGATCTACTCAGGAAAGAATCAAATATTGAGATTGTTAGAGACTATTTGAACCGCATCTGTCCGCCTAATACAGCGTTGTGTGATAAGCCATGGATCGAGGGATGCCTGAGGTCTTTCCATAATGCCTGTGGGACAGTCTACCAAATGTTTGATACTTTTATCGTGTGA
- the LOC127868812 gene encoding protection of telomeres protein 1-like isoform X4: MGDKNKSKKVTYSYTTLNELRPNTKADVFGVVKFIKPPYKSRGSDYCTMISITDSSMTGMDDKLKCLLFAKEESMLPSPDVGDIVRFHRLSVSMFRDSLQGQSSPGFAWLVFSGRQKQPVEPKTSSSPTYSFTDSDKDKIRELRSWASKNDEFKENLCSFNDVATGCYFDIYCQVVSTSVIEAGVGRLLRVWDATQCLYNVREVSADSQLEDTQTDEQVHKRARGFIYDVSVFDDHFKSSSHIKPGDYVKFINLHASEWKDNNRSHRPAIEFCLHRGNSFGRCVRVVSADLPDLISLKQRQEIVALDNESFSVTGINSQTAVGNSSGNSQAVAGNRSGSNDRDDVETDVDNHVQYFSHATAQGDKNSVSEKRDNVESNWGKNNMVEDVIVISFQSQEASSLELGDKIDGTKATKPVTDKIRYVESQASSSKAGDTRGADKVRQAGDTRGADKVRQVGKGIATENQRYIFKRAAVSNARAEMTVNSNEKKADQRRCMVQTSTVVLDHPHVNCSQISAVLSHAVPYKFRVRAKMLDFHPKPDSAKTFLQLYCHVCHYLCPYPEKDTIQNGSTVPRLQIGSTFQNVPHFNCPQCFEGKDSLPALDSPPHLKYIFMLRFILSDETGMLMANIWKEDAVQLFQDMQPEDLLRKESNIEIVRDYLNRICPPNTALCDKPWIEGCLRSFHNACGTVYQMFDTFIV, translated from the exons ATGGGTGATAAAAACAAATCGAAAAAG GTCACATACAGTTACACCACATTGAATGAACTTCGTCCCAATACAAAGGCGGATGTTTTTGGGGTGGTGAAGTTTATCAAGCCTCCATACAAAAGCAGGGGCAGTG ACTACTGCACAATGATCAGCATCACAGACTCCAGCATGACAGGGATGGATGACAAGCTGAAGTGCCTGCTGTTTGCAAAGGAGGAGAGCATGTTGCCCAGTCCAGACGTCGGCGACATTGTCCGCTTTCACAGACTCTCT GTGAGCATGTTCCGGGACAGCCTTCAAGGTCAGAGCAGCCCGGGCTTTGCGTGGCTCGTGTTTTCTGGGCGTCAAAAGCAACCAGTTGAGCCCAAAACCTCTTCCTCACCCACATACTCCTTTACTGACAGTGACAAGGACAAG ATACGCGAGCTGCGTTCATGGGCAAGCAAGAATGATGAGTTCAAAGAAAACCTGTGCAGCTTCAATGATGTGGCAACGGGatgttattttgatatttacTGCCAG GTTGTTAGTACATCAGTGATTGAAGCAGGTGTGGGACGCTTGTTACGAGTCTGGGATGCCACACAGTGCCTATA TAACGTTCGTGAGGTATCTGCCGACTCTCAACTTGaagacacacagacggacgaaCAGGTTCACAAGAGAGCCAGGGGCTTCATTTATGATGTTTCAGTGTTTGATGACCATTTCAAATCTTCCTCACATATCAAG CCTGGTGACTATGTTAAGTTTATTAATCTCCACGCCTCGGAATGGAAGGACAACAATCGTTCACACCGGCCTGCAATTGAGTTCTGTCTTCACCGTGGCAACTCTTTTGGTCGGTGTGTTAGAGTGGTCTCCGCTGATTTGCCCGATCTCATCTCGCTGAAACAGCGCCAGGAAATTGTGGCGCTCGATAACGAAAGCTTCAGTGTCACAGGAATCAATTCACAGACTGCTGTGGGGAATAGTAGTGGCAATTCACAAGCTGTTGCGGGTAATAGAAGTGGTAGTAATGACAGGGATGATGTGGAAACTGATGTTGACAATCATGTGCAATATTTTAGTCATGCCACAGCACAAGGAGATAAAAATAGTGTCAGTGAGAAGAGAGACAATGTTGAGTCTAATTGGGGAAAAAATAACATGGTTGAGGATGTGATTGTGATATCATTTCAATCACAAGAGGCAAGTTCACTGGAACTCGGGGACAAGATTGATGGTACTAAAGCTACTAAACCGGTTACTGACAAAATAAGGTATGTTGAGTCTCAAGCGTCATCATCAAAAGCTGGTGACACAAGAG GTGCTGACAAGGTTAGGCAAGCTGGTGACACAAGAGGTGCTGACAAGGTTAGGCAGGTTGGCAAAGGCATTGCAACCGAAAATCAAAGATATATTTTCAAGAGAGCTGCTGTAAGTAATGCTAGAGCTGAAATGACGGTGAATAGTAATGAGAAAAAAGCCGATCAGAGACGATGCATGGTCCAAACCAGTACag TTGTGTTGGATCACCCCCACGTTAATTGCTCTCAGATCTCGGCAGTTCTCAGCCATGCAGTGCCATACAAGTTCCGTGTTCGAGCCAAGATGCTGGACTTCCACCCCAAACCGGACTCGGCTAAGACATTTCTGCAACTGTACTGTCATGTCTGCCATTACCT GTGTCCATATCCAGAAAAAGACACTATTCAGAATGGAAG CACTGTACCCCGCCTTCAGATCGGCAGCACATTTCAAAATGTTCCACACTTCAACTGCCCCCAGTGCTTTGAGGGCAAGGACAGCCTGCCAG CTCTAGATTCACCACCGCATTTAAAGTACATCTTCATGCTGCGATTCATTCTGTCCGATGAGACCGGAATGTTGATGGCAAACATATGGAAAGAGGATGCAGTtcaactcttccaagatatgcaACCAGAAGATCTACTCAGGAAAGAATCAAATATTGAGATTGTTAGAGACTATTTGAACCGCATCTGTCCGCCTAATACAGCGTTGTGTGATAAGCCATGGATCGAGGGATGCCTGAGGTCTTTCCATAATGCCTGTGGGACAGTCTACCAAATGTTTGATACTTTTATCGTGTGA
- the LOC127868812 gene encoding protection of telomeres protein 1-like isoform X3: MGDKNKSKKVTYSYTTLNELRPNTKADVFGVVKFIKPPYKSRGSDYCTMISITDSSMTGMDDKLKCLLFAKEESMLPSPDVGDIVRFHRLSVSMFRDSLQGQSSPGFAWLVFSGRQKQPVEPKTSSSPTYSFTDSDKDKIRELRSWASKNDEFKENLCSFNDVATGCYFDIYCQVVSTSVIEAGVGRLLRVWDATQCLYNVREVSADSQLEDTQTDEQVHKRARGFIYDVSVFDDHFKSSSHIKPGDYVKFINLHASEWKDNNRSHRPAIEFCLHRGNSFGRCVRVVSADLPDLISLKQRQEIVALDNESFSVTGINSQTAVGNSSGNSQAVAGNRSGSNDRDDVETDVDNHVQYFSHATAQGDKNSVSEKRDNVESNWGKNNMVEDVIVISFQSQEASSLELGDKIDGTKATKPVTDKIRYVESQASSSKAGDTRGADKVRAGDTRGADKVRQAGDTRGADKVRQVGKGIATENQRYIFKRAAVSNARAEMTVNSNEKKADQRRCMVQTSTVVLDHPHVNCSQISAVLSHAVPYKFRVRAKMLDFHPKPDSAKTFLQLYCHVCHYLCPYPEKDTIQNGSTVPRLQIGSTFQNVPHFNCPQCFEGKDSLPALDSPPHLKYIFMLRFILSDETGMLMANIWKEDAVQLFQDMQPEDLLRKESNIEIVRDYLNRICPPNTALCDKPWIEGCLRSFHNACGTVYQMFDTFIV; encoded by the exons ATGGGTGATAAAAACAAATCGAAAAAG GTCACATACAGTTACACCACATTGAATGAACTTCGTCCCAATACAAAGGCGGATGTTTTTGGGGTGGTGAAGTTTATCAAGCCTCCATACAAAAGCAGGGGCAGTG ACTACTGCACAATGATCAGCATCACAGACTCCAGCATGACAGGGATGGATGACAAGCTGAAGTGCCTGCTGTTTGCAAAGGAGGAGAGCATGTTGCCCAGTCCAGACGTCGGCGACATTGTCCGCTTTCACAGACTCTCT GTGAGCATGTTCCGGGACAGCCTTCAAGGTCAGAGCAGCCCGGGCTTTGCGTGGCTCGTGTTTTCTGGGCGTCAAAAGCAACCAGTTGAGCCCAAAACCTCTTCCTCACCCACATACTCCTTTACTGACAGTGACAAGGACAAG ATACGCGAGCTGCGTTCATGGGCAAGCAAGAATGATGAGTTCAAAGAAAACCTGTGCAGCTTCAATGATGTGGCAACGGGatgttattttgatatttacTGCCAG GTTGTTAGTACATCAGTGATTGAAGCAGGTGTGGGACGCTTGTTACGAGTCTGGGATGCCACACAGTGCCTATA TAACGTTCGTGAGGTATCTGCCGACTCTCAACTTGaagacacacagacggacgaaCAGGTTCACAAGAGAGCCAGGGGCTTCATTTATGATGTTTCAGTGTTTGATGACCATTTCAAATCTTCCTCACATATCAAG CCTGGTGACTATGTTAAGTTTATTAATCTCCACGCCTCGGAATGGAAGGACAACAATCGTTCACACCGGCCTGCAATTGAGTTCTGTCTTCACCGTGGCAACTCTTTTGGTCGGTGTGTTAGAGTGGTCTCCGCTGATTTGCCCGATCTCATCTCGCTGAAACAGCGCCAGGAAATTGTGGCGCTCGATAACGAAAGCTTCAGTGTCACAGGAATCAATTCACAGACTGCTGTGGGGAATAGTAGTGGCAATTCACAAGCTGTTGCGGGTAATAGAAGTGGTAGTAATGACAGGGATGATGTGGAAACTGATGTTGACAATCATGTGCAATATTTTAGTCATGCCACAGCACAAGGAGATAAAAATAGTGTCAGTGAGAAGAGAGACAATGTTGAGTCTAATTGGGGAAAAAATAACATGGTTGAGGATGTGATTGTGATATCATTTCAATCACAAGAGGCAAGTTCACTGGAACTCGGGGACAAGATTGATGGTACTAAAGCTACTAAACCGGTTACTGACAAAATAAGGTATGTTGAGTCTCAAGCGTCATCATCAAAAGCTGGTGACACAAGAG GTGCTGACAAGGTTAGAGCTGGTGACACAAGAGGTGCTGACAAGGTTAGGCAAGCTGGTGACACAAGAGGTGCTGACAAGGTTAGGCAGGTTGGCAAAGGCATTGCAACCGAAAATCAAAGATATATTTTCAAGAGAGCTGCTGTAAGTAATGCTAGAGCTGAAATGACGGTGAATAGTAATGAGAAAAAAGCCGATCAGAGACGATGCATGGTCCAAACCAGTACag TTGTGTTGGATCACCCCCACGTTAATTGCTCTCAGATCTCGGCAGTTCTCAGCCATGCAGTGCCATACAAGTTCCGTGTTCGAGCCAAGATGCTGGACTTCCACCCCAAACCGGACTCGGCTAAGACATTTCTGCAACTGTACTGTCATGTCTGCCATTACCT GTGTCCATATCCAGAAAAAGACACTATTCAGAATGGAAG CACTGTACCCCGCCTTCAGATCGGCAGCACATTTCAAAATGTTCCACACTTCAACTGCCCCCAGTGCTTTGAGGGCAAGGACAGCCTGCCAG CTCTAGATTCACCACCGCATTTAAAGTACATCTTCATGCTGCGATTCATTCTGTCCGATGAGACCGGAATGTTGATGGCAAACATATGGAAAGAGGATGCAGTtcaactcttccaagatatgcaACCAGAAGATCTACTCAGGAAAGAATCAAATATTGAGATTGTTAGAGACTATTTGAACCGCATCTGTCCGCCTAATACAGCGTTGTGTGATAAGCCATGGATCGAGGGATGCCTGAGGTCTTTCCATAATGCCTGTGGGACAGTCTACCAAATGTTTGATACTTTTATCGTGTGA
- the LOC127868812 gene encoding protection of telomeres protein 1-like isoform X5 has product MGDKNKSKKVTYSYTTLNELRPNTKADVFGVVKFIKPPYKSRGSDYCTMISITDSSMTGMDDKLKCLLFAKEESMLPSPDVGDIVRFHRLSIRELRSWASKNDEFKENLCSFNDVATGCYFDIYCQVVSTSVIEAGVGRLLRVWDATQCLYNVREVSADSQLEDTQTDEQVHKRARGFIYDVSVFDDHFKSSSHIKPGDYVKFINLHASEWKDNNRSHRPAIEFCLHRGNSFGRCVRVVSADLPDLISLKQRQEIVALDNESFSVTGINSQTAVGNSSGNSQAVAGNRSGSNDRDDVETDVDNHVQYFSHATAQGDKNSVSEKRDNVESNWGKNNMVEDVIVISFQSQEASSLELGDKIDGTKATKPVTDKIRYVESQASSSKAGDTRGADKVRAGDTRGADKVRAGDTRGADKVRAGDTRGADKVRQAGDTRGADKVRQVGKGIATENQRYIFKRAAVSNARAEMTVNSNEKKADQRRCMVQTSTVVLDHPHVNCSQISAVLSHAVPYKFRVRAKMLDFHPKPDSAKTFLQLYCHVCHYLCPYPEKDTIQNGSTVPRLQIGSTFQNVPHFNCPQCFEGKDSLPALDSPPHLKYIFMLRFILSDETGMLMANIWKEDAVQLFQDMQPEDLLRKESNIEIVRDYLNRICPPNTALCDKPWIEGCLRSFHNACGTVYQMFDTFIV; this is encoded by the exons ATGGGTGATAAAAACAAATCGAAAAAG GTCACATACAGTTACACCACATTGAATGAACTTCGTCCCAATACAAAGGCGGATGTTTTTGGGGTGGTGAAGTTTATCAAGCCTCCATACAAAAGCAGGGGCAGTG ACTACTGCACAATGATCAGCATCACAGACTCCAGCATGACAGGGATGGATGACAAGCTGAAGTGCCTGCTGTTTGCAAAGGAGGAGAGCATGTTGCCCAGTCCAGACGTCGGCGACATTGTCCGCTTTCACAGACTCTCT ATACGCGAGCTGCGTTCATGGGCAAGCAAGAATGATGAGTTCAAAGAAAACCTGTGCAGCTTCAATGATGTGGCAACGGGatgttattttgatatttacTGCCAG GTTGTTAGTACATCAGTGATTGAAGCAGGTGTGGGACGCTTGTTACGAGTCTGGGATGCCACACAGTGCCTATA TAACGTTCGTGAGGTATCTGCCGACTCTCAACTTGaagacacacagacggacgaaCAGGTTCACAAGAGAGCCAGGGGCTTCATTTATGATGTTTCAGTGTTTGATGACCATTTCAAATCTTCCTCACATATCAAG CCTGGTGACTATGTTAAGTTTATTAATCTCCACGCCTCGGAATGGAAGGACAACAATCGTTCACACCGGCCTGCAATTGAGTTCTGTCTTCACCGTGGCAACTCTTTTGGTCGGTGTGTTAGAGTGGTCTCCGCTGATTTGCCCGATCTCATCTCGCTGAAACAGCGCCAGGAAATTGTGGCGCTCGATAACGAAAGCTTCAGTGTCACAGGAATCAATTCACAGACTGCTGTGGGGAATAGTAGTGGCAATTCACAAGCTGTTGCGGGTAATAGAAGTGGTAGTAATGACAGGGATGATGTGGAAACTGATGTTGACAATCATGTGCAATATTTTAGTCATGCCACAGCACAAGGAGATAAAAATAGTGTCAGTGAGAAGAGAGACAATGTTGAGTCTAATTGGGGAAAAAATAACATGGTTGAGGATGTGATTGTGATATCATTTCAATCACAAGAGGCAAGTTCACTGGAACTCGGGGACAAGATTGATGGTACTAAAGCTACTAAACCGGTTACTGACAAAATAAGGTATGTTGAGTCTCAAGCGTCATCATCAAAAGCTGGTGACACAAGAGGTGCTGACAAGGTTAGAGCTGGTGACACAAGAGGTGCTGACAAGGTTAGAGCTGGTGACACAAGAG GTGCTGACAAGGTTAGAGCTGGTGACACAAGAGGTGCTGACAAGGTTAGGCAAGCTGGTGACACAAGAGGTGCTGACAAGGTTAGGCAGGTTGGCAAAGGCATTGCAACCGAAAATCAAAGATATATTTTCAAGAGAGCTGCTGTAAGTAATGCTAGAGCTGAAATGACGGTGAATAGTAATGAGAAAAAAGCCGATCAGAGACGATGCATGGTCCAAACCAGTACag TTGTGTTGGATCACCCCCACGTTAATTGCTCTCAGATCTCGGCAGTTCTCAGCCATGCAGTGCCATACAAGTTCCGTGTTCGAGCCAAGATGCTGGACTTCCACCCCAAACCGGACTCGGCTAAGACATTTCTGCAACTGTACTGTCATGTCTGCCATTACCT GTGTCCATATCCAGAAAAAGACACTATTCAGAATGGAAG CACTGTACCCCGCCTTCAGATCGGCAGCACATTTCAAAATGTTCCACACTTCAACTGCCCCCAGTGCTTTGAGGGCAAGGACAGCCTGCCAG CTCTAGATTCACCACCGCATTTAAAGTACATCTTCATGCTGCGATTCATTCTGTCCGATGAGACCGGAATGTTGATGGCAAACATATGGAAAGAGGATGCAGTtcaactcttccaagatatgcaACCAGAAGATCTACTCAGGAAAGAATCAAATATTGAGATTGTTAGAGACTATTTGAACCGCATCTGTCCGCCTAATACAGCGTTGTGTGATAAGCCATGGATCGAGGGATGCCTGAGGTCTTTCCATAATGCCTGTGGGACAGTCTACCAAATGTTTGATACTTTTATCGTGTGA
- the LOC127868812 gene encoding protection of telomeres protein 1-like isoform X2 → MGDKNKSKKVTYSYTTLNELRPNTKADVFGVVKFIKPPYKSRGSDYCTMISITDSSMTGMDDKLKCLLFAKEESMLPSPDVGDIVRFHRLSVSMFRDSLQGQSSPGFAWLVFSGRQKQPVEPKTSSSPTYSFTDSDKDKIRELRSWASKNDEFKENLCSFNDVATGCYFDIYCQVVSTSVIEAGVGRLLRVWDATQCLYNVREVSADSQLEDTQTDEQVHKRARGFIYDVSVFDDHFKSSSHIKPGDYVKFINLHASEWKDNNRSHRPAIEFCLHRGNSFGRCVRVVSADLPDLISLKQRQEIVALDNESFSVTGINSQTAVGNSSGNSQAVAGNRSGSNDRDDVETDVDNHVQYFSHATAQGDKNSVSEKRDNVESNWGKNNMVEDVIVISFQSQEASSLELGDKIDGTKATKPVTDKIRYVESQASSSKAGDTRGADKVRAGDTRGADKVRAGDTRGADKVRQAGDTRGADKVRQVGKGIATENQRYIFKRAAVSNARAEMTVNSNEKKADQRRCMVQTSTVVLDHPHVNCSQISAVLSHAVPYKFRVRAKMLDFHPKPDSAKTFLQLYCHVCHYLCPYPEKDTIQNGSTVPRLQIGSTFQNVPHFNCPQCFEGKDSLPALDSPPHLKYIFMLRFILSDETGMLMANIWKEDAVQLFQDMQPEDLLRKESNIEIVRDYLNRICPPNTALCDKPWIEGCLRSFHNACGTVYQMFDTFIV, encoded by the exons ATGGGTGATAAAAACAAATCGAAAAAG GTCACATACAGTTACACCACATTGAATGAACTTCGTCCCAATACAAAGGCGGATGTTTTTGGGGTGGTGAAGTTTATCAAGCCTCCATACAAAAGCAGGGGCAGTG ACTACTGCACAATGATCAGCATCACAGACTCCAGCATGACAGGGATGGATGACAAGCTGAAGTGCCTGCTGTTTGCAAAGGAGGAGAGCATGTTGCCCAGTCCAGACGTCGGCGACATTGTCCGCTTTCACAGACTCTCT GTGAGCATGTTCCGGGACAGCCTTCAAGGTCAGAGCAGCCCGGGCTTTGCGTGGCTCGTGTTTTCTGGGCGTCAAAAGCAACCAGTTGAGCCCAAAACCTCTTCCTCACCCACATACTCCTTTACTGACAGTGACAAGGACAAG ATACGCGAGCTGCGTTCATGGGCAAGCAAGAATGATGAGTTCAAAGAAAACCTGTGCAGCTTCAATGATGTGGCAACGGGatgttattttgatatttacTGCCAG GTTGTTAGTACATCAGTGATTGAAGCAGGTGTGGGACGCTTGTTACGAGTCTGGGATGCCACACAGTGCCTATA TAACGTTCGTGAGGTATCTGCCGACTCTCAACTTGaagacacacagacggacgaaCAGGTTCACAAGAGAGCCAGGGGCTTCATTTATGATGTTTCAGTGTTTGATGACCATTTCAAATCTTCCTCACATATCAAG CCTGGTGACTATGTTAAGTTTATTAATCTCCACGCCTCGGAATGGAAGGACAACAATCGTTCACACCGGCCTGCAATTGAGTTCTGTCTTCACCGTGGCAACTCTTTTGGTCGGTGTGTTAGAGTGGTCTCCGCTGATTTGCCCGATCTCATCTCGCTGAAACAGCGCCAGGAAATTGTGGCGCTCGATAACGAAAGCTTCAGTGTCACAGGAATCAATTCACAGACTGCTGTGGGGAATAGTAGTGGCAATTCACAAGCTGTTGCGGGTAATAGAAGTGGTAGTAATGACAGGGATGATGTGGAAACTGATGTTGACAATCATGTGCAATATTTTAGTCATGCCACAGCACAAGGAGATAAAAATAGTGTCAGTGAGAAGAGAGACAATGTTGAGTCTAATTGGGGAAAAAATAACATGGTTGAGGATGTGATTGTGATATCATTTCAATCACAAGAGGCAAGTTCACTGGAACTCGGGGACAAGATTGATGGTACTAAAGCTACTAAACCGGTTACTGACAAAATAAGGTATGTTGAGTCTCAAGCGTCATCATCAAAAGCTGGTGACACAAGAGGTGCTGACAAGGTTAGAGCTGGTGACACAAGAG GTGCTGACAAGGTTAGAGCTGGTGACACAAGAGGTGCTGACAAGGTTAGGCAAGCTGGTGACACAAGAGGTGCTGACAAGGTTAGGCAGGTTGGCAAAGGCATTGCAACCGAAAATCAAAGATATATTTTCAAGAGAGCTGCTGTAAGTAATGCTAGAGCTGAAATGACGGTGAATAGTAATGAGAAAAAAGCCGATCAGAGACGATGCATGGTCCAAACCAGTACag TTGTGTTGGATCACCCCCACGTTAATTGCTCTCAGATCTCGGCAGTTCTCAGCCATGCAGTGCCATACAAGTTCCGTGTTCGAGCCAAGATGCTGGACTTCCACCCCAAACCGGACTCGGCTAAGACATTTCTGCAACTGTACTGTCATGTCTGCCATTACCT GTGTCCATATCCAGAAAAAGACACTATTCAGAATGGAAG CACTGTACCCCGCCTTCAGATCGGCAGCACATTTCAAAATGTTCCACACTTCAACTGCCCCCAGTGCTTTGAGGGCAAGGACAGCCTGCCAG CTCTAGATTCACCACCGCATTTAAAGTACATCTTCATGCTGCGATTCATTCTGTCCGATGAGACCGGAATGTTGATGGCAAACATATGGAAAGAGGATGCAGTtcaactcttccaagatatgcaACCAGAAGATCTACTCAGGAAAGAATCAAATATTGAGATTGTTAGAGACTATTTGAACCGCATCTGTCCGCCTAATACAGCGTTGTGTGATAAGCCATGGATCGAGGGATGCCTGAGGTCTTTCCATAATGCCTGTGGGACAGTCTACCAAATGTTTGATACTTTTATCGTGTGA